Proteins co-encoded in one Spirosoma endbachense genomic window:
- a CDS encoding RNA polymerase sigma factor: MSIDRQSDVLLWNALIQDDQHAFAELYQRYHRILYSYGYKVIPNAASVEDAIQDLFVDIWRMRHSLSLVDSVKFYLFRSLRRKIFHLNEREKRTDSAIAFSTETEFAQSSEQLMADREQEAQLTQRLAQLVAQLPQRQLEVVTLRFYQNFKTDEIAAIMGITEKSVRNTLHKALTHLREQAAYLAPLLGFLLFWVLT, translated from the coding sequence TTGAGTATCGACCGGCAATCTGACGTACTGCTCTGGAACGCCCTAATACAGGACGATCAGCATGCTTTTGCCGAGTTATACCAACGCTATCACCGTATCTTATACAGCTATGGGTACAAGGTAATCCCCAACGCAGCTTCGGTAGAAGATGCCATTCAGGATTTGTTTGTCGATATATGGCGGATGCGTCATTCCCTTTCTCTTGTCGATTCCGTCAAATTTTACCTGTTCCGTTCGCTTCGCCGAAAGATTTTCCATCTCAACGAACGCGAAAAACGTACCGATTCTGCCATTGCCTTCTCCACCGAAACTGAATTCGCCCAATCATCTGAACAGTTGATGGCCGATCGGGAGCAGGAAGCCCAACTTACCCAACGACTAGCGCAACTGGTTGCCCAATTACCCCAACGCCAGTTGGAAGTGGTAACCCTCCGCTTCTATCAAAACTTTAAAACCGACGAAATAGCCGCGATTATGGGTATTACCGAGAAGTCGGTTCGCAACACGCTTCACAAAGCACTCACTCACCTGCGCGAGCAGGCCGCCTATCTGGCTCCCTTGCTGGGATTTCTTCTGTTTTGGGTGTTGACATAG
- a CDS encoding hybrid sensor histidine kinase/response regulator transcription factor produces MITILVVDDEVDLEPLLRGRFRRQIQQQIYTFLFARNGRQGLALIREQPAIDLILLDIQMPEMDGLALLNELAALNVLIGTVMVSAYGDMNNIRTAMNRGAFDFVTKPIDFTDLSLTIEKTARYVQQLRESQQLKIISDLKSRFFDNITHEFRTPLTLILSPIEQILQRPPEPQELRKSLLMVERNAQQLLRLINQLLDLAKLESGHLTLSTRAGDLTGFVGQIVQSFKPLADSRQLTLDFQSDLIGFHVFDSEKLEQIVYNLVMNALKFTASGQIRVRLTQETTIQLVVLDTGIGIAPEKLPYIFNRFYQILPPQTDQRQSLATEALPGFTNSGTGIGLALVKELTELMGGTVSVASMVQSSVSEESGTQFTINLPFQAVDLDADSASSLVEWGHPTVNPSFESGLVEPIPPSDIEKALVLVVEDNHELRDFIAKELSTVYRVITADNGEAGWELAKAELPDMVLTDVMMPGIDGYELTHRLKNDLSTDHIAVIILSAKSAHPSRIEGLKQGADDYISKPFHVDELHLRLHNLLTRQQTLRAHYQQLLTQPGDRSPTEAIPDKFLQKLQTLLEKHLDDSQFGVNELAYEVGMSRRTLARKLMAITNLSINDFMRQFWLMRAAQFLQEGHNVSETAYLIGYESPTHFAVVFKEFFQKTPSEFMKS; encoded by the coding sequence ATGATAACAATTTTAGTCGTCGACGACGAGGTGGATCTGGAGCCGCTCCTGCGTGGTCGATTTCGGCGACAGATTCAACAGCAAATCTATACCTTCCTGTTTGCCCGAAATGGCCGCCAGGGTCTCGCCCTCATTCGGGAGCAGCCCGCTATCGATCTCATTCTGCTTGACATCCAAATGCCTGAAATGGATGGATTGGCGCTATTAAATGAGCTGGCGGCCTTAAATGTACTCATTGGCACGGTCATGGTATCGGCCTATGGCGACATGAACAACATCCGTACGGCCATGAACCGGGGCGCATTTGACTTTGTCACCAAACCCATCGATTTCACAGACCTTAGCCTTACCATTGAAAAAACGGCCCGATATGTCCAACAGCTGCGTGAGTCGCAGCAATTAAAGATAATTAGTGACTTAAAATCCCGTTTCTTCGATAATATTACCCATGAATTCCGTACCCCACTTACGCTGATCCTATCACCGATCGAGCAGATCCTGCAACGCCCGCCCGAACCCCAGGAACTGCGGAAAAGCCTGCTGATGGTAGAGCGAAATGCCCAGCAATTATTACGACTCATCAACCAGTTGCTGGATCTGGCTAAACTCGAATCGGGACACTTAACCCTTTCTACCAGAGCCGGTGATTTGACGGGTTTTGTCGGTCAGATTGTCCAATCCTTCAAACCCCTGGCCGACAGTCGGCAACTAACCCTGGATTTCCAAAGTGACCTGATCGGGTTCCATGTCTTCGATAGTGAAAAGCTGGAGCAAATCGTCTATAATCTGGTCATGAATGCACTCAAGTTCACAGCTTCAGGTCAGATACGGGTTCGATTAACGCAGGAGACGACCATTCAGCTCGTTGTCCTGGACACGGGCATTGGGATAGCTCCGGAAAAACTCCCCTATATTTTTAATCGCTTCTACCAGATCCTTCCACCCCAAACCGATCAACGACAATCGCTGGCAACCGAAGCCCTGCCTGGTTTTACCAATTCAGGCACGGGTATCGGCCTGGCTTTAGTTAAAGAATTAACCGAACTAATGGGAGGCACCGTATCCGTAGCCAGCATGGTCCAAAGCTCGGTTAGTGAGGAATCTGGCACTCAATTCACGATCAACTTACCCTTTCAGGCGGTGGATCTGGATGCTGATTCTGCATCATCCTTAGTAGAATGGGGACATCCTACTGTCAATCCATCTTTCGAGTCGGGACTTGTAGAGCCTATACCGCCGTCGGACATTGAAAAAGCTTTGGTATTAGTTGTCGAAGACAATCATGAACTCAGAGACTTTATTGCCAAGGAATTATCGACTGTATATCGGGTAATAACTGCCGACAATGGTGAAGCCGGATGGGAATTGGCTAAAGCCGAACTACCCGATATGGTCCTGACCGATGTGATGATGCCGGGAATCGACGGGTATGAATTAACCCATCGGCTGAAAAATGACCTCAGTACTGATCATATTGCCGTAATCATTCTTAGTGCAAAATCCGCCCATCCCAGCCGGATCGAGGGTTTAAAACAGGGAGCTGATGACTACATCAGTAAGCCCTTTCATGTTGACGAACTGCATCTGCGATTACATAACCTGCTGACTCGACAGCAAACGTTACGGGCACATTACCAACAATTGCTCACCCAGCCAGGCGATCGTTCTCCAACCGAAGCTATACCAGACAAATTTCTTCAGAAATTACAAACATTGCTCGAAAAGCATTTAGATGATAGCCAATTTGGTGTTAACGAACTGGCATATGAAGTAGGCATGAGCCGCCGAACTCTTGCCCGAAAATTGATGGCAATCACCAATTTGTCTATCAATGATTTTATGCGTCAATTCTGGCTTATGCGAGCAGCACAATTTCTACAGGAAGGCCATAACGTATCCGAAACTGCCTATTTGATAGGATACGAGAGCCCAACGCATTTTGCGGTTGTTTTTAAAGAGTTTTTCCAAAAGACTCCTTCTGAATTTATGAAAAGCTAA
- a CDS encoding DUF1624 domain-containing protein encodes MNPTLNRLHTSLPASSQNSRIESIDVLRGLVMVIMALDHVRHLFHSTAFTDNPLNLATTTPALFFTRWITHSCAPIFVFLSGTSIYLQSQRKTKRELSIFLIKRGLWLIFTEVTIVTLGITFNPFYGALILQVIWAIGSSMLILGLLIHLPFRLILSIGLAIVLGHNLLDTPEAVPGFKPGLCWAVLHYPGKYRFAVDHQINYDYPFMPWLGLMLVGYCAGVFFVSTVTRAQRRMILTRTGLGLIAFFILLRFSNTYGDPLVWSPQKNGLFTLLSFINVQKYPPSLLYMCITIGPALLFLAVIESLRNRLTTVMRTFGRTAFFYYIIHWYLIHTLCLIAFLMRGHAWAAIWKIPKAIKFIVPGEGVSLPVVYLIWGLVILTMYPLCRWYDAYKTSHQKQWWLSYL; translated from the coding sequence ATGAACCCCACCCTAAATCGCCTTCATACGTCCCTGCCAGCAAGCTCACAAAACAGCCGCATTGAGTCAATTGATGTGCTGCGTGGTCTGGTCATGGTGATAATGGCCCTGGATCACGTCCGGCACCTGTTTCATAGCACCGCCTTCACCGACAACCCACTGAATTTAGCGACTACTACGCCCGCCCTATTTTTCACCCGGTGGATCACCCATAGTTGCGCTCCGATTTTCGTATTTCTCTCGGGCACATCCATCTATTTACAAAGCCAGCGGAAGACAAAACGAGAGCTCAGTATCTTTCTGATTAAACGAGGTTTATGGTTAATTTTTACCGAAGTCACGATCGTTACACTGGGCATTACGTTCAATCCGTTTTATGGTGCCCTTATCTTGCAGGTTATATGGGCTATTGGCAGTAGCATGCTTATCCTGGGACTACTTATTCATCTGCCTTTCAGACTGATTCTATCAATAGGACTGGCTATTGTGCTGGGGCATAATCTGCTGGATACACCCGAAGCCGTTCCCGGATTTAAGCCGGGCCTCTGTTGGGCAGTGCTGCATTATCCAGGCAAGTATCGCTTTGCTGTCGATCATCAGATTAACTACGACTATCCATTTATGCCGTGGCTGGGGCTGATGCTGGTAGGCTATTGCGCAGGTGTATTCTTCGTGTCCACCGTTACACGGGCACAACGACGAATGATACTGACCCGCACGGGTCTGGGATTGATCGCTTTCTTTATCCTGCTGCGGTTCAGCAATACGTATGGCGACCCGCTTGTGTGGAGTCCGCAAAAAAATGGGCTATTCACTCTGCTTTCGTTCATCAATGTTCAGAAATACCCGCCCTCACTGCTTTATATGTGTATCACGATTGGTCCGGCACTGCTCTTCCTGGCCGTTATCGAGTCACTCAGGAATCGGCTTACAACTGTCATGCGAACCTTTGGCCGGACGGCGTTTTTCTACTACATCATCCATTGGTACTTAATTCATACACTCTGCCTGATTGCCTTCCTAATGCGGGGACATGCGTGGGCAGCTATCTGGAAAATACCGAAAGCCATCAAGTTTATTGTGCCCGGCGAGGGAGTAAGCCTGCCCGTTGTTTATCTGATTTGGGGACTGGTTATCCTGACGATGTATCCACTCTGCCGTTGGTATGATGCCTATAAAACCAGCCATCAAAAGCAGTGGTGGCTGAGCTATTTGTAA